A section of the Gemmatimonadota bacterium genome encodes:
- a CDS encoding GWxTD domain-containing protein has translation MRTPILFILLAFFPLQTPAEEGRVSSEGSLALGVDACSFRGDNGPYEEVVIRFPAAQLAFETRGDSLFVARYVPRLELFDENGNSVKRIEGERVFSSAERIDDPEHFVYDIARFQVPAGYYHAVLEVKAVGNDRRGRAVFSIEVPEYKTGRLAFSDLFFVSEIDPSSQNFEAESFLKAGHVLLPSPEREVGGGAPLRFYVELYEIGRLAHSVRFQISDRFGHVVFDHRREFPTYRGDAKLVEGIPLRGLSPGTYTLSVEARIGDQIARTQREFRIPGSPVELSLTAQQQVLMGKILERFSTPESVQEYAQVDAGERAAFMYGHYLERVPIFARAYIAPVAGLGNREMGMAMLRAIGLEETLKKRVDKTFGERLPEADTLAVRMARDMVDFVLDGDPRDPQALAARALIALESGALVKGERWVRKALDIAPDLPEARNALGIVGMGRSDWNGAVEKFQEAAYWTNAELARFLSGKGEGLEYLKAAVERDSTHPFLHYMMGRVLERRGELAESAVAYSRQIAVDPLFARARFDFGRVLFKQGHIDSATVIWRELMEARPNFRSLCMHPLLEAYLNIGETGKAHALIAEELRTLSDEARARVEDISLVAGQDELTAYQRLEPEEQAQFVRAFWQKRDPSPATPGNERLVEHYRRVVYALQNFSQDGRKWDRRGDVYIRYGEPAHVSKRSDIRFETDARVVRVKERLIAALSPEAKQEIIARIGRLRTSTRDVEIETELGEVVSVSDFESIDFEMNPNRVFFARRTDDVNTYVRGKELFGRDRPGMSERPMRGIPLYPVNGSEPWEYWIYPDVGGGIEVVFTALTPKGDFDFPDVSQGRKIARFNQRFWEDTRPEVVISRAVSAQPDRYVPVGKGVLDFHYASADFRGADDKSRLEVYYGVPVLDAIGDGGEEVVFERGIALFDSSWTPIYRKLEPMPVRVDEDGVEAGTLAIDELALQVLPGRYYLGLQINHPTSGRRGGYTQELVVEDYAVAGLKISDIELAGRVQVDSLAADKGGVAVISLPSRTYKAGQPVVIYYEVYDLKIDDFGQTKYRVDYRITPREGKLSGVQVLRALGRLLGIEEKAVVTISYERTGTGSDEYNYLEIDPGESKPGRYEIAVVITDLNGAQTAEKTVIFFIGE, from the coding sequence ATGCGTACTCCAATTCTTTTCATATTACTCGCGTTTTTCCCGTTGCAGACGCCCGCTGAAGAGGGACGGGTGTCTTCGGAGGGCAGTCTCGCGCTCGGCGTTGATGCATGTAGTTTCCGCGGAGACAATGGTCCTTATGAAGAGGTTGTTATCCGTTTTCCCGCGGCTCAGCTCGCGTTTGAAACACGGGGTGATAGCCTTTTTGTTGCGCGTTATGTTCCGCGTCTCGAGTTGTTCGATGAGAATGGCAATTCGGTCAAGAGGATAGAGGGCGAGCGCGTTTTTTCTTCTGCTGAGCGGATTGACGATCCAGAACACTTTGTCTATGATATCGCGCGATTCCAGGTTCCAGCGGGGTATTATCACGCGGTTCTGGAAGTCAAGGCCGTGGGCAATGATCGCCGGGGACGGGCGGTGTTTTCTATTGAGGTGCCCGAGTATAAGACGGGTCGGCTCGCGTTTAGCGATCTGTTTTTTGTGAGTGAAATAGATCCATCTTCTCAGAATTTTGAAGCCGAGTCTTTTCTCAAGGCAGGTCATGTTCTTTTGCCGTCGCCTGAGCGCGAGGTCGGAGGTGGCGCGCCCCTGCGCTTTTATGTCGAGCTTTACGAGATCGGGCGGCTTGCCCATAGTGTGCGTTTTCAGATCAGCGACCGCTTCGGTCATGTTGTTTTTGACCATCGGAGGGAATTTCCCACATATCGCGGGGATGCAAAATTGGTCGAGGGGATCCCGTTGCGCGGGTTGTCACCTGGGACATATACGCTGAGCGTTGAAGCGCGTATAGGCGATCAGATTGCGCGTACGCAGCGAGAATTTCGCATTCCGGGTTCTCCTGTTGAATTATCGCTCACGGCACAGCAGCAGGTTCTTATGGGGAAGATTCTGGAGCGCTTTTCAACGCCAGAGTCCGTACAGGAATACGCGCAAGTCGATGCGGGGGAACGCGCAGCTTTTATGTACGGGCATTATCTCGAGCGGGTGCCAATTTTCGCACGGGCTTATATCGCACCGGTCGCGGGATTGGGCAATCGCGAGATGGGGATGGCGATGTTGAGGGCGATAGGTCTCGAGGAAACGCTCAAGAAGCGCGTTGACAAGACGTTTGGCGAGCGTTTGCCCGAGGCCGATACACTTGCGGTACGAATGGCGCGCGATATGGTCGATTTTGTGCTGGATGGAGATCCGCGTGATCCACAGGCGTTGGCTGCCAGAGCATTGATCGCGCTTGAGAGTGGTGCGCTGGTCAAAGGCGAGCGTTGGGTGCGAAAGGCGCTCGATATTGCCCCCGATTTGCCCGAGGCGCGCAATGCACTGGGTATTGTGGGTATGGGGCGCAGCGATTGGAATGGCGCTGTTGAAAAATTTCAAGAGGCGGCGTATTGGACAAATGCAGAACTGGCGCGTTTTCTCTCCGGGAAGGGCGAGGGTTTGGAATATCTGAAGGCGGCTGTTGAACGTGATTCTACCCATCCTTTTCTGCATTATATGATGGGACGGGTGTTAGAACGCAGGGGGGAACTCGCCGAAAGTGCGGTTGCGTATAGCCGGCAGATTGCCGTGGATCCCCTGTTTGCGAGGGCACGATTTGACTTTGGGCGCGTGTTGTTCAAACAAGGGCACATTGATTCGGCTACGGTTATTTGGCGAGAATTGATGGAGGCGCGGCCCAATTTTCGCAGTTTATGCATGCATCCATTGCTGGAGGCGTATCTCAATATTGGGGAAACGGGCAAAGCGCATGCGCTGATTGCAGAGGAGTTGCGCACGCTCAGCGATGAGGCGAGAGCGCGCGTGGAAGATATTTCACTCGTGGCGGGTCAAGATGAATTGACGGCGTACCAGCGTCTGGAACCCGAGGAGCAGGCGCAGTTTGTTCGGGCGTTCTGGCAAAAACGCGATCCCTCGCCGGCAACACCTGGTAACGAGCGGTTGGTCGAGCACTATCGACGCGTTGTTTATGCGTTGCAAAATTTTTCACAAGATGGACGAAAATGGGACAGGCGCGGCGATGTGTATATCCGCTATGGTGAACCCGCGCATGTGAGTAAAAGATCGGATATTCGGTTTGAGACAGATGCGAGGGTCGTGCGGGTAAAGGAGCGGTTGATAGCGGCGCTGTCGCCAGAGGCCAAACAGGAAATTATCGCGCGGATAGGTCGGTTGCGCACATCGACGCGCGATGTCGAAATCGAGACTGAGTTGGGAGAGGTGGTTTCAGTCAGCGATTTTGAGTCTATCGATTTTGAGATGAATCCCAATCGCGTGTTTTTTGCCAGGAGAACTGATGATGTGAATACTTATGTTCGCGGCAAGGAACTCTTCGGGCGGGATCGTCCGGGCATGAGCGAGCGTCCGATGCGGGGGATACCGCTTTATCCGGTCAATGGAAGCGAGCCATGGGAGTACTGGATTTATCCGGATGTGGGCGGGGGTATTGAAGTCGTTTTTACGGCGTTGACGCCTAAGGGTGATTTCGATTTTCCCGATGTTTCTCAGGGGCGGAAAATTGCGCGGTTTAACCAGAGATTTTGGGAAGATACGCGGCCCGAGGTCGTTATTTCACGGGCGGTGAGCGCGCAACCCGATCGCTATGTACCCGTTGGCAAGGGCGTGCTGGATTTTCACTATGCTTCGGCAGATTTCAGGGGCGCAGATGATAAATCTCGGCTGGAGGTGTATTATGGGGTGCCGGTTTTAGATGCGATTGGTGATGGGGGAGAAGAGGTCGTTTTTGAGCGCGGTATCGCGCTTTTTGACAGTAGCTGGACACCGATTTATCGCAAGCTGGAACCGATGCCGGTGCGCGTGGATGAGGACGGTGTTGAGGCCGGTACACTGGCGATAGATGAACTCGCGCTTCAGGTTTTGCCCGGGCGATATTATTTGGGGCTTCAGATCAATCATCCCACATCTGGGCGTCGGGGTGGATATACTCAGGAACTCGTGGTGGAGGATTATGCGGTCGCCGGGCTCAAGATAAGCGACATAGAGCTTGCGGGAAGGGTACAGGTGGACTCTTTGGCTGCGGACAAAGGTGGAGTCGCGGTTATTTCGCTGCCGTCGCGCACCTATAAGGCCGGGCAGCCGGTTGTTATTTATTACGAAGTTTACGATTTGAAAATCGACGATTTTGGGCAGACGAAATATCGCGTGGATTACCGCATTACGCCCCGAGAAGGTAAGCTCAGTGGCGTGCAGGTTCTGCGGGCACTGGGGCGTTTGCTCGGTATTGAAGAAAAAGCCGTTGTTACGATTTCTTATGAGCGGACGGGCACGGGGTCTGACGAGTACAATTATCTGGAGATTGATCCGGGCGAGTCAAAACCGGGGCGTTATGAAATTGCAGTCGTGATTACCGATTTGAATGGCGCGCAAACCGCTGAGAAGACGGTGATATTTTTTATAGGCGAGTAA